Sequence from the bacterium genome:
AATATCATGCCCAACAGAAACAGGCCGATGCCGCCTAATAGGTCTAGAATCATTCCACTTTTTTAGTTTCAGTTGTTGGGTTGATTTGATTTCCAAACAGTTTATACTTGCAGACGCAAAAATCAATTGAAATTCTATCAGTCAGAGAGAGCCCTCGCAGGCCGTCATTCTTCAGGAACAGCCGGGTATGAAAAGATTCATGCTTACAATAATCAGACTTCAGGGTTTAATGGCAATTCTGCTCTCTTCAAGTTTTGCACAGCAAATCCGCAAGGATAGTTACCTCCGCTTTGTGCCGCTCAATTATCCGCGCATCGTCGGCCAAACCGCGACCAATGCCGCGTTTCATCTTTACGGCAATCCCGATGATCCGAATTACCAAGATGTGAATCCCGTTGACGGCATCGATGATGCGCGGCACCGGCGCCTGCTCGAATTGGCAGCGAAGTTCGCGCCGTACCTGGTCAGAAACACCACCGCCATTCCGATGGATTTCAAAAAATTCATGGAGAGCCGAAAGGCTTTCCCGCTTCATGTCGACACATGGGACGTTTCGCGAGCAAGCGCCGAGCTAATCAAGTCCGAGACTGTCGATTTTGTTTCCATTGCCCGTTCTCCCTGCCAGGCTGCGCTGCCCGCGAGCAGCAATGCCGATGATACAACGAACGCGAAACATCCTCACGCCAATGCCGCCAACGACGATTGCTGGCTGCTCGCGCTGCTGCAAGAGTTCCACCCCACAAAGCCGCAAAACGAACGATTCAAAAGCGCCTTGGTTTCGCCGAACCGGAACATCTTCAAAGTGATGTACTTCGATTTCCCCGGCGAAGACGAGCAGAGTTGGAAAAGCGAATACGAAAATTTTCTTTCCGGCGAGCTCCCGCGCGCCTATCACGGCATCTCCAAAATTTATGCACATCCCTTCATTCAGGAAGTGCGCTCGAACTTGCACGGCATGCTCGGCTATGAATTCATCTTGCAATATTGGTTCTTCTATCCCTTCAATGACGGCGGCAACAACCACGAAGGCGATTGGGAGCATATCAATGTGGCGGTGACGATCAACGGCAATGGACTTTTGTCGGCGGAGGAGATTCGGCTAATCCTGGCAAGCGATAGCGCGGCGGCAGATGAACAATTAGTCATCAGCCGTTTAGAATACTATTTTCATCACAAAGTGATGATTTTGGATTTTCTCAATCCGAACGTTTATCTTCCCAAAAAAGAATGGCAGGCGGAAATCAAGCAACGCGGACAGGAACGTTTGGGCGAAAAATGGCTGTGGGAAAAAATCCGCGAGCTGGCTTACGTTGACCGCAAAGAAAGCCGGATCAACACGCACCCGCTCGGTTACATCGGCGCGGACAACAAGGGCACGGATCAATTGCTGGCTTTGCCCGGCGGCAAGAATCGCGACTCGCACGGCACGTATCCGTTTCCGGGACTCTATAAAGACGTCGGCCCGGCTGCCGCCGCGGAGTTGATCAACGCCCGATTCAATTATCACTTTAAAATTGATGAGATATCGCAGCAAGCCAACCCTCGAGTTGAGCGTTACGACGATCCCGCTAAGATTGAAATTGTGCCGGATTGGGAGCGCGTTGTGGACTTGGTGCAGACCGATCCGCAAGCGCGGCGCGAATGGAGCTGGCTGGTGCTGCCGCTGCGCTGGGGTTTTCCCGCGGCCGCCTCACCGTTTGCGGGTGCGGTCCCGCACGCCGAAACCGGTAATCTCGCGCCGTTTGGGCCGGCTTACAACAGCGGCTGGAATCGCGTGGGCGCAGCCGCCGGATATGCGCTTTACGATCCTCACAAATTCGGCTCCAATTTTCCGCTGGGCTGGCAGGACGGCTTCGTGAACAGTTGGGGGTTTTTGAATTTGTTTTTGCCGACGCTGGCGGTGATGCCGCCGTTTGATTTTGCCTGGCGCGTGGCGTTTGCGCCGCCGCGCTGGGCTTTGCAATTGCAGCGGCCGACTTTTTTCCCAAAAGAAACGATTCCGTTTCGTCATTTCGGCCTGGCTACGGGCGCGTCATTTTCTTTCTTATCGAATGATTTCGCGCTGTTGTTCACGGCGCCGGCGCAATTCGACGAGATTCGCCGGTTCATCGCGGCGACGGATACGCTCTCGACCACTGCCAACGAACACACAGAAAATGATGCCGCGACCATCGGGAAATTCAATTTCTATCTTGGCAAGCGCATGGTGAGCGAAAACATGGTGCGCCATCTCACCAGCATCACCGGCTTCGATATTCAGCAGCTTGCGCTCGGCCGCGCAGTGCCGGTGCGCGCTGATCTGGAAATGTGGGAATATGCCGGCAGCTTGCGCTACAATTTGTTTCCCGGCCGCTTGCAGCCGTTCGTGAAAGCCGGATACGGCTTGAGCTGGTATCGCTTGAAAAACGCGCGATTGGGCGATCAGCCGCTTGACAATCCGGACACGGAATGGGTGCGCCGGCCTTCATTGTTGCCACCGCGCAATTTGCTGCCGAACACCTGGCATCTGGGTTTCGGCGTCGAGCTCATTCCGTTCCGCAGTTATGCCGCTTTCCCCAAAGGCGTCGACCTCGGGCTGCGCGCGGATTATGCGATCTATTTTCACAGCCTCGGCCTGAGCCGCCAGGAAATTCTCTCGGATCAGGAAGAGACCAGTCTGCGCCGCTCGCACGTGGGCTTGGAATTGGTTATGAGTTTCTGATTGGCATGGTCGAACGTGGCCAAAAGCCGGAATAAATCAACAAAATTTCCCCAGGTACTGATATGATCCACATGCCCCGATCCGCCATCGGTTTGCTTCCGTTGATTTTTATTGCACTAGCTTGTGAACGGGCTGCGAAGGACAGGGGAGTGCCAGATTCTGAAAATGTGGCAGCGCCGCAGGTACTCCAGCAAACCGAACTGTTGGATGAGTTTTTGCGCGATCGCATTGAAGAGGCGGGCATTCCGCCGCGGATCGCGGTCGGCAATGAGCTGATCCATGCCTCTGCCGTGCTGCCGCTTTTTTATGAGCAGCGCGCTTATGCGCCCGCGTGGTGCCACGACGGCGGTATGGACTCCCGGGCGGATTCCCTGCTCGAAGCGATTCGCAATGCGGGTCAAGAAGGGTTGAATCCAAACGACTACCACCTGGAGAAAATCGGATCGCTTTGGGCGAGCGTGTATCAGCAGCGGGCGGAGAAAAAGCGGCATGACTCCCGCCAGCTTGTCGATCTCGATTTGTTGCTCACCGATGCTTTTCTCGTTTATGGCTCTCATTTATTGGCCGGCAAAATCAATCCTGAAACGATAGATTCCGAATGGTTCGCCAATCGCCGCGAAATCGATCTCGCCGCGCATCTCCAAACCGCGCTCGAAAAAAATCAAATCACCGAAGCTTTGCGAAGCTTGCTGCCGCCGCAGCCCGGTTATGCCCGCCTGCGAAAAGCGCTGGCGCGCTATCGCGACATTGCCGCAAACGGCGGCTGGCCGGTGGTGCCCGACGGGCCAAAATTGCAGCAAAGCGACCACGGCGAACGCGTTGTGGCGTTGCGGCGCCGGCTCATTGCCGCCGGCGATTTGGACCCGGCCGAGGGTGACAGCCTTGATCTTTTTGACGACGCGGTGGCAGAAGCGCTGCGCAAATTTCAGCGGCGGCACGGCTTGGAGGTCGACGGTGTTGCCGGCGCCGCCACCCTGGCGAATTTAAATGTTCCCGTGGCGGAACGAATACGGCAAGTCATCTTGAACATGGAGCGCTGGCGTTGGCTCCCTCAGGATCTGGGGCAGCGCCACCTCCTCGTCAATATCGCAAATTTCGAATTGGATGTCTTCGAGTCCGGCGAGATCGTGCTCATGATGCGCGTGATGGTCGGCAGGGATTATCGGCGCACCCCGGTTTTTAGCGATCGCATGACCTATCTCGTTCTCAGTCCATACTGGCATGTGCCTCCGGGTATTGCCACCAGAGACATCTTGCCTGCGGTCAAAAAGGACCTCGGTTATCTCGCCAAACAAAACATGAAAGTCTTTCAAGGCTGGGGCGCAGAGGCCAGGGCGATTGATCCCGCCACCATCAACTGGCAAACAATAACGGCGAGAAACTTGAATTACAGATTCCGGCAAGATCCCGGGCCCGCCAATGCACTCGGCCGCGTCAAATTCATGTTTCCCAACCGGTTCAACGTCTATCTGCACGACACGCCCTCACGCGAGCTTTTCACCAGGACGGAGCGCGCTTTCAGCTCCGGTTGCATTCGCGTTGAAAAGCCCATTGAATTGGCGGAATATGTTTTGCGCGGCGATCCCCAATGGACGCGCGCCAACATCGAAGCGGCATTCAAGAAATGGCAGGAGCAGACTGTGCGCTTGCCGGAGCCGATTCCGGTGCATTTGCTTTATTGGACGGCGTGGGCCAATGACGACGGCTCCATCAATTTTCGCCGCGATATCTATGAGCGTGACAAGCGGGTGGAAGAGGCGCTGTTCGAGAAGCCGCCTTCTACGTAATTTATGGAAAGGGATTCGAATGCATGGATTTTTTTATGAGCGGCGCTGCCGGCTGCTCCCAAGCGTTTTGCTGCCAATCGGGATTCTTATTTTTTGGCAAAAC
This genomic interval carries:
- a CDS encoding L,D-transpeptidase family protein codes for the protein MPDSENVAAPQVLQQTELLDEFLRDRIEEAGIPPRIAVGNELIHASAVLPLFYEQRAYAPAWCHDGGMDSRADSLLEAIRNAGQEGLNPNDYHLEKIGSLWASVYQQRAEKKRHDSRQLVDLDLLLTDAFLVYGSHLLAGKINPETIDSEWFANRREIDLAAHLQTALEKNQITEALRSLLPPQPGYARLRKALARYRDIAANGGWPVVPDGPKLQQSDHGERVVALRRRLIAAGDLDPAEGDSLDLFDDAVAEALRKFQRRHGLEVDGVAGAATLANLNVPVAERIRQVILNMERWRWLPQDLGQRHLLVNIANFELDVFESGEIVLMMRVMVGRDYRRTPVFSDRMTYLVLSPYWHVPPGIATRDILPAVKKDLGYLAKQNMKVFQGWGAEARAIDPATINWQTITARNLNYRFRQDPGPANALGRVKFMFPNRFNVYLHDTPSRELFTRTERAFSSGCIRVEKPIELAEYVLRGDPQWTRANIEAAFKKWQEQTVRLPEPIPVHLLYWTAWANDDGSINFRRDIYERDKRVEEALFEKPPST